The genomic interval TCACGTGTATCATGTGTGGCACCTGTCATTTGCGCGCACTACAAAGCCATTCCAAACGCTGTTGCCTCAATTTTCCTGCTGCAGTGGTAACAAGCTACATAGTAACTACATGATAGATACCTATgcccaataaaaaaaacacaactgccaCAGATCAGCAACACAGAGCGCAGTGTACTACAGTACTCCCCCTGTGGACAGCGATGCAATATGCTTTTTATGTAATTGCGTAATTAAGCAGCAGTGAGTTTGATTGGTGGGAAATTGAGTTAATGAATCTTTATTCTGACTGTCCAGGCCTCCGCAGTGGCTCCAGCAGCAGCCTCGGTGTGGCGTTCAGCAGCATCCCAGACAAGCGCACCCTGGCACGGCTGCAGACAGTAGCTCCGCCCGGCGGTTCAATGTTGAGGGTGGCATCTTTTtttttctacatctctctctctccctccctcccacccttgccgcttttcttccttctcttttttatcttctcttctccccctgtaTCGCTCTCTCCCCACCGTCCTGTCCCCTTGTTTTAAAGGGATAGCATTTTGAGTCTACACCCCTCTCGCTCTCCGTCCCCTCCTCTTCGCTCTCCGCAGCTCGGGTCGTCCTCTTCTCGTGCCCCCACCAACGCGTGCGCTCGGCCGACGGAAAAGACTCGATTTTAGCACCccagtctcgagactttcacagtCCAGAGTCCGACGCCCTTCGCTCCCTCGCGACGCCGTTACCTCCGCTTCCAGAGACCGCAGATTACGAGCTGCTCCGCTGGTGCTCCACCGATGCTCGGAAGAGAAGCTGCACGAGAAAAAATGTCGCAGGCGTCTTAAAGGTGACGCAGCGCACGAGCGCTGGCTACAGCAGCACGAGCGCTGAAATGATGATGATTGCTTTAATATTAAAGCCAATTAATAACGGTACGTCAACAGGCCTTTACAGAGATTGTTTTGATAAATTCACTGATTTTAACACTTAATGTTAGGGCTAGATTACATTTAATTGacgcctttatccaaagcaactgccgttatttaggtacagggcattggttacagtccctagaacaATGTGAGATCagaagccttgctcaagggcactccttcagccatggatgaggttGTAGAGACCCAGGGATGGAGCTATAGAGGGTGCAAACAGGGCActcgcccctgggcccagggcccctgTCATGTTGGTGGTAGGGGCCctgttatgaccttggcaggcaaTATGAGGGTTCttgccagtgttttgccctggggctctgtgtgtgaatgttccACCACTGAAGAGACCACGCATATTCCTCTGGCTAGTCAAGGTTGGCTTTGAACATAGAACCATCCAATCCAAAAGACCAATCCCTAtccaacccccaacacacacacatacgtacacacacatacacacatgacaaTAACAACGGTTGGTCaggagacactttatttttgtgaagtTACAGTTGCCCCCCAAAAGGGCGGGCTATCTCTGCCTTAGGCACGTCAATAGAGTGTTGTTCATAAGTTACATGTGTCATTACAGCGATATATAAATGCTCTATCAGTCACCACGGCAACAACTAGCCTCGACTAGCACTCTACAGGAAGTGCCATAGACACTCTAGGCATGTCTACAGGAAGTACACCTCAGCAATACTTGGTCACCACGACAACGGGCTGGATCAGACGCCAACCCTGAGGAAAATACTGTCTCTCTCGCaccctcacacgcacgcgcaaacacacacacacgcacactctctatctctccctctctcacacacacacatacacacacacacacacaccatctggggtgcgtttctggacAGTGTCGTTGCTGACTAACTTGTTTAcactgcaatttcccattggcaacctaataAGTTACTAAcgagttagcaacgatgctttcgagaaacggggtccagagcTGGAATAAAACTATAACATCAAGTGGCACTTGGAATGTGCCAGCactgctgcaacacacacacacacgcacacacacacacgcacacacacaccatataactCTGATCACTAATGTATTGAACAGTAAAAAATCTGACCACAAGTGATAGTTCACACGTAAAcgataaaaaaacaataaaaaaggaaACGGAAACTAAAAccagtaattacattacattacagtgcccCGATCACCCGAATTATTGTGCCACAGAAGGTGAAGAAAAcaagaataaacacacacacatacacacacttgtgttgGGAGCAGCGTGGACGCGGTGCTGCCCCCCTTAGGTGAAGTAAATAAATAACACCAATGATCACACTCATCTCGGTCCCcgttacacacacttacacacacacacacacacacacacacacactccatcatacgcatatgcacactcgcacgcacacactctttcgtgtgcatgcacatacgcacacacatgcgcacacacacgcacacacagtctttaAGTCTATAGTCCACACAGTTACCCCAAAACCTAAAAACCCCACTCCCATCCTGAATTCCTCCTTtacatttctcttctcctccattctgCTTTCTCTGTTATActtcccctccttttctctcttccctctcccctgttctcttctctcctcctcctcctcctctcctcttcactgctTCTTCtcttgttccttctctctctcggcGACGTCGATGGCAGCCATGTTGCAAGAGGCGGTGATGAGGTGCAGAACACTGATGGCGGCCTTCAGGAATGCGAtcaccgcacacacacccagcagcGTCTGCAGccagcctgtacacacacacacacacacacacacacacacacacacacacacacacacacacacacacacacacacacacacacattaatactgacggtacacacacaaatattaacaCTAACGGCACCCCGGATTTATCGCAGCACTACTAataactcgcacaaaacatacacacccacacacacacaaataaagacgcactacactacactacactcacagaaataaacacacacacactcatactcacctTATGGTTCCTCTATATAGAGCAGTAagtacatgtgcacgcacacacacacacacacacacacacaccttacggtTACTCTATAAAGTGCAGTAAGTACATGCAGCACCccgtccccccccaccccacacacacacacacacacacaagcgcagtaAGTACatacccaacccccaaccccccctacacacacacgcacacacacgcacacgcacaccctacacacacacacacacatgcacgcacacacacgcacacgcacaccctacacacacacacacacatgcacgcacacacacactcaccttgtgGCTCCTCTATGAAGTGCAGAATGTACAGCAGGCAGAAGAACAGCTCATTGCCCGAACACATCACAAACAGCACCGGCTgcaacacacgcacccacgcacacacacacacacacacacacacacacacacacacagtcaaggttAGGTACGTCACATCACAATCAGCATCCAGCATCCATTCTTCTTGAGTTGAGTTTGAAGATGTTCCACTCCTCTCATATCAGCCAGGAAGGATGTGTAGTAACATGATGTATACTAGATGCACAGTatggagttctgtgtgtgtgtgtgtgtgtgtgtgtgtgtgtgtgtgtgtgtgtgtgtgtgtgtgtgtgtgtgtgtgtgtgtgtgtgtgtgtgtgttacatacccGTGATGTGTAGTGGATGcacagtatggggttaggtgtgtgtgtgtgtgtgtgtgtgtgtgtgtgtgtgtgtgtgtgtgtgtgtgtgtgtgtgtgtgtgtgtgtgtgtgtgtgtgtgtgtgacatacccGTGACGTGTAGTAGATGCGCAGTATGGGGTTGCCAGAGAGGTCGATGGCCTTGTGACTCGTTGCCCCCGTCATCATggaactgaaacacacacacacacacacacacacacacacacacacacacacacacacacacacacacacacacacacacacacacacacacagacagtgcataAACAAACTGTATTGTAACACCACGTTATCTCATCTAATCAACAAGGCCTATAACACTCTCACTAACACTTAGTATGGCACTGTCGATGTATGTGATCATGTGACCTTCACCAGGGTTGTGGGTATGCTGTGACTAGAGCTGTGacgataacaaattttgctggacgataaattggccaagaaattattgtgataaacgataatattggtcattttcaaaaaatataatgaCATTGGGATAAAAATGTGAATgcaccctttctaattttgaaagcatcgcagcagggggtgctagatagaggggtagatagagagatagacaaggtagacagactgaaaattaaaagtacaccaacgtttaagcatcattgcgctgagtgaaatgtCCCTATCCATATTCAGTCTAAAAGAGAGTGAccaggaaaacaaagaagcatgcaataacttattgtggcaaaaaagttatcatgcttgtaaagacttattgtacgatatattgacttattgaatattgtgacagccctagcTGTGACCGTCATGCCAACGAGTCTGGCTCCTTGATGTAGCAGCCAGagccttaaaggaccacttcagccaatttcaatatgctgttgtattggtcacgctacccttgacttgtcagtaccaggtgatgctgcattttttggctcagccctttccgagatatgagctattgtaatgggagcagcttttgtttacatttttaaaaatgtaaacaataggcctacttcaaaagtTTTCCcgaaaggtatcgctgtttgttagttgtctgctgatgttgcatagccttttggatgtttttgggaataaatctagatgttttttgaaatgtaaacaaacacctgaccccattacaatgaccaagatctcagtaaaggctgaagaagaagaaaaatctcaactactgacaagtccagggtagtgtgagcattacaactgcatgttgaaatcggttaaaagttatcctttaagctgaCTATCCACAGGGCAACTCTTTTAAATGattgagaatgtttttttttactgctgaTCCAAAGTCTCTTGATAAAAGTGTAGTAGTGATGATAAACTGTCTAATTCAAATCTTATAGTAGCGTTGCTCAAAAGTGTTGCTTAATAagttgcctagtgtgtgtgtgtgtgtgtgtgtgtgtgtgtgtgtgtgtgtacctgtgcaggtGTAGCCAGTAGCTGGcgatgtctaggtgtgtgtgtgtgtgtgtgtgtgtgtgtgtgtgtgtacttgtgcaggTGTAGCCAGTAGCTGGcgatgtctaggtgtgtgtgtgtgtgtgtgtgtgtgtgtgtgtgtacctgtgcaggtGTAGCCAGTAGCTGGcgatgtctaggtgtgtgtgtgtgtgtgtgtgtgtgtgtgtgtgtgtgtgtgtgtacctgtgcgcgtGTAGCCAGTAGCTGGCGATgtctggctgtttgtgtgtgtgtgtgtgtgtgtgtgtgtgtgtgtgtgtgcgtgcgtgcgtgcgtgcgtgcgtgcgtgcgtgcgtgcgtgcgtgcgtgcgcgtgcgcgcgcgcgtgtgtgtgtgtgtgtacctgtgcgcgtGTAGCCAGTAGCTggcgatgtctgtgtgtgtgtgtgtgtgtgtgtgtgtgtgtgtgtgtgtgtgtgtgtgtgtgtgtgtgtgtacctgtgcaggtgcagccagtgactgG from Engraulis encrasicolus isolate BLACKSEA-1 chromosome 17, IST_EnEncr_1.0, whole genome shotgun sequence carries:
- the cdipt gene encoding CDP-diacylglycerol--inositol 3-phosphatidyltransferase, yielding MAEENIFLFVPNLIGYARIVLALISFYLMPCCPVPAVVTYLLSALLDAFDGHAARTLNQGTKFGAMLDMLTDRCATMCLLVNLALLYPSYTFLFQISMSLDIASHWLHLHSSMMTGATSHKAIDLSGNPILRIYYTSRPVLFVMCSGNELFFCLLYILHFIEEPQGWLQTLLGVCAVIAFLKAAISVLHLITASCNMAAIDVAEREKEQEKKQ